CATGGCATCATCGGTAGTGATTTGAGGACCCCGATAGGATTCGACGACAGCCCGACGGACTCGTAGAGTTGACGACGACATGTGCGGCACCGGCGAAATGGGTTCGACCATCCTACCCACATACTGCTGGGCGAAGTTAGTCTTGATCTGGTTTTGGTTCATCTTCAACGCCATTATGTCTTTTATTAACATTCACCGGAATTTCTTGTTCGCAAGAGCTTGCAAATTTTGATCaaggaaaatatatacaaaaaaaaat
This is a stretch of genomic DNA from Drosophila gunungcola strain Sukarami chromosome X unlocalized genomic scaffold, Dgunungcola_SK_2 000036F, whole genome shotgun sequence. It encodes these proteins:
- the LOC128260665 gene encoding uncharacterized protein LOC128260665, producing MLIKDIMALKMNQNQIKTNFAQQYVGRMVEPISPVPHMSSSTLRVRRAVVESYRGPQITTDDAMLPMPPHNKAQNMGEILQDLRQRLAIPKFWQRVLRLLKKRA